The Thermococcus sp. 4557 genomic sequence AGCACGACCTACTACGAGGCCCTTGAAGGGGAGCCGGGCGATTTCGGGGAGAACTACGAGGGCCCCGATGAGGACTACGATGACGAAGACTTTTGGGAGGACTGAATATGGCCGAGGCGAATCAGCTGTTTAAGGAGTTCAAAATCCAGAGCGTCAGTGAGTTCTTCAGACGGAACGCGGCAATGCTCGGCTACACGGGCAAGATACGCTCCCTCACCACGGTGATCCATGAGGCCGTGACCAACTCACTCGACGCCTGTGAAGAGGCGGGCATACTTCCCTACGTCCGTGTTGAGATAGAGGAGCTTGGAAGGGAGCACTACAAGGTCATAATCGAGGACAACGGACCGGGAATTCCCGAGAAGTACATAACCCACGTCTTCGGTAAGATGCTGGCCGGAACCAAGGCCCACAGGAACATACAGAGCCGCGGCCAGCAGGGTATCGGTATAAGCGGCGCCGTTATGTTCGCCCAGATAACGAGCGGAAAGGCAACGCGCGTCATCACATCCACGGGCGACGACAAGATCATCGAGGCATGGGTTAAGATAGACGTTGACAGGAACGAGGGCAAGATTGTGAAGAAGGAGAAGCACCCCAACCCGAAGGGCTGGCGCGGCACCAGGATAGAGCTGGAGGTGAAGAACGTCCGCTACGTGCGCTCAAAGCAGGGCGTTTACTGGTACCTCAAGCTCACCGCGATAGCCAACCCGCACGCCCACATAGAGCTCATTGAACCCGACGGGAGGCTCATAGTATTCCCGCGCTCCAGCGAGGACGTTCCCGAGCCCCCGGTGGAGATGAAGCCCCATCCGCGCGGCGTCCTCACCGACGATGTTTACAGGATGGCCAAGAAGACGAGGAGGAGTTCCGTCAAGCGCTTCCTCGTTGGGGAGTTCTCGAGGATAAGCGACAAGAAAATCGACGAGCTCGTTGAGTACATCGCGGCGCTGAGGCTCATAAAGACGGAGGACGACAAGAATGTCCAGGAACAGCTCTACGAGAGGCTCATGAAGGGCGAGGTAAAGGCCGTCCTGCGCTCGTTCAGGGGCTACACGAAGGTCGTCAAGCAGGTTGCGAAGCTCATGGAGAAGCCGCCCGAGAAGCTGAGCTGGCACGAGGCTGAGGAGATAGTCGAGGCCTTCAAATACATGAAGTTCCTGGCCCCGCCGACCCACGGCCTCAGGCCCATCGGCGAGGAGAACATAGAGAAGGGCCTCACCAACATCCTCAAGCCGGAGTTCGTCACCGCGGTCACCAGGTCGCCGAAGGTCTACTCCGGAGGTATACCGTTCCAGGTCGAGGTCGGTCTCGCTTACGGCGGCGAGATTCCCGGAGGTTTCGAGCTCCTCCGCTACGCCAACCGCGTGCCGCTGCTCTTCGATGCCGGCTCCTGTGTAACGACGCTGGCGGCGCGCTCCGTTGATTGGAGGCGCTACAAGGTTGATGACCTCGACCGCGCACCTCTCGTGCTCATGATAAACGTCATCAGCGTTCATGTGCCGTATACCGGCACAGGAAAGCAGAGCATCGCCAACGTGGAGGAGATACAGAACGAGATAAGGCTTGCAATAATGGACGCTGCAAGGAGACTTCAGACGTACCTCAGCGGAAAGCACCGCAGACTCCACCAGGCCAAGAGGAGGAGGACCTTCGAGAAATACGTGCCCGAGATAGCGAGGGCCCTGAGCGTACTCACCGGGGAGCCCGAGGAGGAGGTTAAGAACTACTTCCTGTCCTACATAGAGGGCCACTTCGCGGCCAAGGAGGCAGGTGGCGCGGAGGAGGTGAGCGAGAATGCCTAAATCCAAAGCAGTCAGGCGCGAGAAGCCGAGGGAGCGCTTTTCCTATGACCCGACCAAAGTGCTCACCAGGCTCGAGGAGTACGGAAAGAAAATCCTTGAGGACATAAAGGCCGGAAAGAACCCCTACTTCGACATCCCCATGCGCGGCATCGGCAACGTTTACTTCGACGAGAAGAGGCGCGTCATCAGGATGGGCGACAAGCTCTCAAGGCGCTACTTCCTCAACGTTGCCCACGCTAGGAAGTTCATGCAGACGCTCCTCATAATGGCCTACGTCAAGCGCCTCGTGAGCGAGAACAAGCACGCGAGCCTTCGTGAAGCCTACTACGCCAACAAGCACACTATCCCGGGAACGAAGGAGAACACCTTCGAGGACCAGCGCGAGAGCGACCCCATCATAGAGGACCTCGAGAGGATGATGGGCGTCCTTCGTGAGGAGATGCACCTCACGGCTGACAGGCGCGGCTACATCTACGGCGACATAGTCATTCGCGACGGCGAGGATGAGTTCAACACCAGCAAGCTCGGTATGGGCGGCTGGGCCGTCCCGGGAACCGTCGAGCACCTTCAGTTCGTTGAGGTCAACGTCGACTACGCCCTCGTTGTCGAGACAGCCGCTATGGCCGACCGTCTCATCGAGGAAAAGTTCCCGAAGAAGGAGAACGCCCTCATCATAGCGACCCAGGGGCAGGCCTCGCGTGGCGTCAGGAGGCTCATTCACAGGCTCCACTACGAGGAGGGTCTTCCGATAATAGTCTTCACCGATGGCGACCCCTACGGTTGGTACATCTACTCCACCATAAAGCAGGGCTCCATCAACCTCGCCTACCTCAGCGACAAGCTGGCGACGCCGGAGGCGAAGTTCGTTGGAATGACCATGGACGATATAGAGCGCTACGGCCTCAAGAACGTCACCGAAAAGCTCAAGGGAATCCCGCCGAACAAGAAGGGCGGCCCGACGGCGGATTACAAGAGAATCCTGGAGGAGATGGAGTACCCGTGGTTCCAGAACAAGGAGTGGCAGAGGCAGCTCAAGATGGCGATCAAGATGGGGGTCAGGATAGAGCAGCAGGCCCTCGCCAACAAGAGCCTCGAGTTCGTCGCGAAGAAGTACCTCCCCGAAAAGATAAACAACGGTGAGCTCCTGCCATGACGACGACTGAAGAGCTCGTCGCACAGGTTAACAAGATACTGGACGATATCGGGATAGACATGGACGGGTTATTCGAGACCTTCGACATCCCGTCCATCTCCTTCCGTTTAAAGGAGAACCTCTCGCTCCTTCGGGAGCTTGAGGACGACCTCTCAAGGCGCGTGGGTGAGACCACACCCTCGGCTGGATTCTCGGACAAAAAGAACAAGGACCCCCACATCCAGTGGATATACAAGAAGAAGCGCAACCGCGTCCTTGCCCTTGAGAGGCTCCGCTCGGCCATAACGGCTCACAAGATGGCCCTCGCACTCATCTCCGCCAACTACACCTTCTTCATGGGGAAGAAACTCGTGAGCCTCAGGGAGCTCACGAGGGAGAACGTCGAGCGGATCAAGGCCGTTCCCAACCCCGTTCAACTCGGGCGCGTTGAGGTTCTTCCCCACTTCGCCTACTCCGGCGACGTCCTCCGTCTGCTCGCCAGGGAGAGCGTGGACGTCAGGGAGTCGTTCAAGTTCATAAAGGGCAAGCTCCGCGAGAAGGGAACCGTCAGGAACCGCGGGATCAGGATAGAGGTTGAGTACTGGGAGAACAACCGCCTGAAGAAGGCCCGCCTCGACCTGCCCACGGATGCGGACATAGAGGCTGAACTCCGCCAGAGGTACGGGAGGCGCTTCCGCTGGCGCGTTCTGAGCTTCGTCAAGACGCGTGGGGTGCTCATAAACAACCACTACACGGTGGACAACCTGGCCCTGGCATACTCCATCCTTGATCCTGAAAACGGCGCCAGGAAGCTCGGCCTCGACCTCT encodes the following:
- the top6B gene encoding DNA topoisomerase VI subunit B; translation: MAEANQLFKEFKIQSVSEFFRRNAAMLGYTGKIRSLTTVIHEAVTNSLDACEEAGILPYVRVEIEELGREHYKVIIEDNGPGIPEKYITHVFGKMLAGTKAHRNIQSRGQQGIGISGAVMFAQITSGKATRVITSTGDDKIIEAWVKIDVDRNEGKIVKKEKHPNPKGWRGTRIELEVKNVRYVRSKQGVYWYLKLTAIANPHAHIELIEPDGRLIVFPRSSEDVPEPPVEMKPHPRGVLTDDVYRMAKKTRRSSVKRFLVGEFSRISDKKIDELVEYIAALRLIKTEDDKNVQEQLYERLMKGEVKAVLRSFRGYTKVVKQVAKLMEKPPEKLSWHEAEEIVEAFKYMKFLAPPTHGLRPIGEENIEKGLTNILKPEFVTAVTRSPKVYSGGIPFQVEVGLAYGGEIPGGFELLRYANRVPLLFDAGSCVTTLAARSVDWRRYKVDDLDRAPLVLMINVISVHVPYTGTGKQSIANVEEIQNEIRLAIMDAARRLQTYLSGKHRRLHQAKRRRTFEKYVPEIARALSVLTGEPEEEVKNYFLSYIEGHFAAKEAGGAEEVSENA
- a CDS encoding DNA topoisomerase IV subunit A → MPKSKAVRREKPRERFSYDPTKVLTRLEEYGKKILEDIKAGKNPYFDIPMRGIGNVYFDEKRRVIRMGDKLSRRYFLNVAHARKFMQTLLIMAYVKRLVSENKHASLREAYYANKHTIPGTKENTFEDQRESDPIIEDLERMMGVLREEMHLTADRRGYIYGDIVIRDGEDEFNTSKLGMGGWAVPGTVEHLQFVEVNVDYALVVETAAMADRLIEEKFPKKENALIIATQGQASRGVRRLIHRLHYEEGLPIIVFTDGDPYGWYIYSTIKQGSINLAYLSDKLATPEAKFVGMTMDDIERYGLKNVTEKLKGIPPNKKGGPTADYKRILEEMEYPWFQNKEWQRQLKMAIKMGVRIEQQALANKSLEFVAKKYLPEKINNGELLP
- a CDS encoding DUF530 family protein produces the protein MTTTEELVAQVNKILDDIGIDMDGLFETFDIPSISFRLKENLSLLRELEDDLSRRVGETTPSAGFSDKKNKDPHIQWIYKKKRNRVLALERLRSAITAHKMALALISANYTFFMGKKLVSLRELTRENVERIKAVPNPVQLGRVEVLPHFAYSGDVLRLLARESVDVRESFKFIKGKLREKGTVRNRGIRIEVEYWENNRLKKARLDLPTDADIEAELRQRYGRRFRWRVLSFVKTRGVLINNHYTVDNLALAYSILDPENGARKLGLDLFRYYFLTSENERESLGLYPDIRLCIDCHYSIFDLPFADEKGFRTGHGSMFLIRKCEMEKALVGRRKDISNVPNHLLGGVLLYGMSEYSEDKVAELLGIPADELVEAVKKFVISGLHKRLFADTKKFEKFMPKSDKAKQFLALLQG